The proteins below are encoded in one region of Methanosarcina barkeri 3:
- a CDS encoding ABC transporter ATP-binding protein, producing the protein MSTKGEAVVSIRGLTMSYGANQVLRGINLDIFQGEIIGYIGPNGAGKSTTVKIILGLVDGFKGQVKVQGEDIAGGGIEYKRKIGYVPETAEIYDTLTAHEYLTFIGEMYGMDFRLVDRKAHKLMALFDIADVYHARIASYSKGMKQKLLIISSLLHNPDILFFDEPLSGLDANSVMVFKEIMTDLAAHGKTIFYSSHIMDVVEKISSRIILINNGQIVADGSFDQLSQKCREGSLEEIFNQLTGFNRHKEIADEFIAVLDEA; encoded by the coding sequence ATGAGTACTAAAGGAGAAGCAGTAGTCTCCATTCGCGGTCTAACCATGAGCTATGGTGCTAATCAAGTATTGCGCGGCATCAACCTGGATATCTTTCAAGGGGAAATCATCGGCTACATTGGACCCAACGGTGCCGGCAAGAGCACCACGGTTAAAATAATATTGGGCCTCGTAGATGGTTTTAAAGGTCAGGTTAAAGTCCAGGGGGAGGACATAGCCGGCGGCGGGATTGAATACAAGCGTAAAATCGGCTATGTTCCCGAAACAGCCGAGATCTATGACACCCTTACCGCTCATGAATACCTAACATTTATCGGGGAAATGTACGGCATGGACTTCAGGCTGGTAGACCGGAAAGCCCATAAGCTCATGGCCTTATTTGATATTGCCGATGTGTATCATGCCCGCATCGCCTCCTATTCCAAAGGCATGAAGCAAAAGCTGCTAATAATATCCAGCCTCCTTCACAATCCGGACATCCTGTTTTTTGACGAGCCTTTAAGCGGGCTGGACGCCAACAGCGTAATGGTGTTCAAGGAAATCATGACCGACCTAGCTGCTCATGGAAAAACCATTTTCTACTCCTCGCACATCATGGACGTGGTGGAGAAGATAAGCAGCCGCATAATCCTGATAAATAACGGGCAAATAGTGGCCGATGGCTCATTTGATCAATTAAGCCAGAAATGCCGCGAGGGATCCCTGGAAGAAATCTTCAACCAGCTTACCGGTTTTAACCGGCATAAAGAAATAGCTGATGAATTCATCGCTGTGCTGGACGAGGCATAG
- the ilvD gene encoding dihydroxy-acid dehydratase — translation MRSDIIKEGPERAPNRSLLKATGVTDSEMRKPFIAVVNSWNDIIPGHIHLNKLAEAVKAGIRNAGGVPFEFHTIGVCDGIAMGHEGMKYSLPSREVIEDTIELMVKAHQFDGIVLIPTCDKIVPGHLMAAGRLDIPAIVVTGGPMLPGYVDDKYTDLISVFEGVGAYSAGKLSELDLKRLENLSCGGAGSCAGMFTANTMACITEALGLSLPGCATAHAVDAKKVRIAKESGERIVEMVKENLTPRKIVSLKSLENAIMVDMAVGGSTNTTLHLPALAHEFGLNLPLEKFDELSRTTPHLISLRPGGPNFMLHFDRAGGVQAVMQRLSSKLHLDQLTVNGKTIGENLNELEIVNPKLNKEIIATLEKPIHAEGGIAVLKGTLAPAGSVVKQAAVDPKMRIYTGPAKVYDCEEDAMESILAGNVKPGDIVVIRYEGPKGGPGMREMLAATAAIGGMGLLESVALITDGRFSGGTRGPCIGHVSPEASEGGPIALVKDGDMIEINIPKRILNLKVSEEELKQRKASFVPPKKEVTGYLARYQRSVHSANTGGIVD, via the coding sequence ATGAGAAGCGATATTATTAAAGAAGGACCAGAACGTGCTCCTAACCGTTCACTTCTTAAAGCGACCGGAGTCACAGATTCCGAGATGAGGAAGCCATTCATCGCAGTCGTTAATTCCTGGAACGATATAATCCCTGGCCATATCCATCTAAATAAACTTGCTGAAGCTGTGAAAGCCGGAATTCGAAATGCCGGAGGAGTTCCTTTTGAGTTCCATACTATAGGGGTCTGCGATGGAATCGCAATGGGACATGAGGGTATGAAATATTCCCTTCCCAGTAGAGAAGTTATCGAGGACACGATAGAGCTTATGGTTAAAGCTCATCAGTTTGACGGAATTGTCCTTATACCCACATGTGACAAGATCGTGCCAGGACACCTTATGGCAGCAGGCAGACTTGACATTCCTGCAATTGTTGTAACCGGAGGACCTATGCTTCCCGGCTATGTTGATGACAAATATACGGACCTTATCTCGGTTTTCGAAGGAGTAGGTGCTTATAGCGCAGGCAAACTTTCAGAACTTGATCTTAAAAGGCTTGAGAATCTTTCGTGTGGAGGAGCAGGGTCCTGTGCAGGGATGTTTACCGCAAATACTATGGCCTGTATAACTGAAGCACTTGGTCTGAGCCTTCCAGGCTGTGCAACTGCCCATGCAGTGGATGCAAAAAAAGTCCGTATTGCCAAGGAGTCAGGTGAGCGTATCGTCGAAATGGTTAAAGAGAACCTGACCCCCAGAAAGATTGTCAGTCTCAAATCTCTTGAGAATGCCATAATGGTAGACATGGCAGTTGGGGGAAGTACAAATACCACTCTACATCTTCCTGCCCTTGCCCATGAATTCGGGCTGAACCTCCCTCTTGAAAAATTTGATGAACTGAGCAGGACAACCCCTCATCTGATCTCACTTCGCCCTGGAGGCCCTAATTTCATGCTACACTTTGACAGGGCAGGCGGAGTTCAGGCAGTCATGCAGAGACTTTCCTCCAAACTGCACCTGGATCAGCTTACAGTAAATGGTAAAACTATCGGAGAAAATCTGAACGAGTTAGAGATTGTTAATCCGAAACTCAATAAAGAGATAATTGCAACTCTCGAAAAACCTATCCATGCCGAAGGAGGAATTGCAGTCCTTAAAGGTACCCTTGCTCCTGCTGGTTCGGTTGTGAAGCAGGCAGCCGTTGATCCGAAAATGCGCATTTATACAGGTCCTGCCAAGGTTTATGACTGTGAAGAAGATGCTATGGAGAGTATCCTTGCAGGCAATGTAAAACCCGGAGATATTGTAGTCATCCGTTACGAAGGCCCAAAAGGAGGCCCTGGAATGAGGGAAATGCTTGCAGCCACAGCAGCAATCGGAGGTATGGGCCTGCTGGAATCCGTAGCTCTGATAACTGACGGACGCTTTTCTGGGGGCACACGCGGGCCATGTATAGGACATGTCTCTCCCGAAGCCAGTGAAGGAGGGCCAATTGCCCTGGTAAAAGATGGGGACATGATAGAGATTAATATTCCTAAGAGAATTCTGAACCTTAAAGTCTCAGAAGAAGAGCTTAAGCAAAGAAAAGCATCATTTGTACCTCCAAAAAAGGAAGTTACAGGTTACCTTGCAAGGTACCAGCGTTCTGTTCACTCTGCAAATACAGGCGGAATAGTTGACTGA
- a CDS encoding DUF1699 family protein — MKIRVVSSREEIFTLNPNERVVHLAFRPSNKDIFALVETCPKIEVIQLPKSYRRTVSKSIEMFLEMQRIQLIEGDVWGHRKDINEYYSIPSSVIEKIRELKSEGTPAERIEEKVARESKLNPEMVAYILTKEASA, encoded by the coding sequence ATGAAAATTAGAGTAGTTAGTTCTAGAGAGGAAATATTCACTCTCAATCCTAATGAACGTGTTGTTCATCTGGCCTTCAGGCCTTCGAACAAGGATATTTTTGCACTCGTTGAAACCTGCCCGAAAATTGAGGTAATTCAGTTGCCTAAATCTTACAGGCGTACGGTTTCAAAATCTATAGAAATGTTCCTTGAGATGCAGAGAATCCAGCTTATCGAAGGCGATGTATGGGGTCACAGAAAGGACATTAACGAATACTACAGTATTCCTTCCTCAGTCATTGAGAAAATAAGGGAGTTAAAATCTGAGGGGACACCTGCTGAGAGAATCGAAGAAAAGGTCGCAAGGGAAAGCAAACTTAATCCTGAAATGGTTGCTTATATCCTGACCAAGGAAGCTTCTGCCTGA
- a CDS encoding PAS domain-containing protein, with protein sequence MDEESEDYGTLNDNFQTAGSKNNVRGEALHAALEKEETLKTMINNSHIVLFLWKNEDKWPVEFVSENVAKFGYTVEDFTSGRIMYKDLIYSDDLKEVEEEFERKAKSGASAFSMEYRIITKAGDIRWINERTFIQRGPDGEATHFQGVVLDITRRKKGEEELEETLKIQKVLTTAVNNSPAVVFLWKNEKYWPAVFVSDNVVQFGYTVDDFLSQKIQYGKIIHPDDFNRVEEKLDRSIQKGEVSFNSEYRIFTKTGDMLWVNERTFIQRDMDGRVVCFQGIVLDITRRKKIEKALRKSLKTQKMLQSIVNKSSAVAFLRKNVENFPANLENWPVDYISENVTQFGYSAEDFLSGKILYGNIIHREDIQAVVESLARSVREGYDSFEMEYRIITGDGSIRWVEDRTFIQRDRKGKVTRFQGIIIDVTGRKEAEKMLEIQKELGVSLSTTWNLQTMLTQILDACLKIEEIDAAGIYLKDELLDQINLVAHRGLSSEFVKNVSVYRADSPEARQIWTEKPVYRMDFFSDKMADLIRNEKITAVAVIPMKHRGEIIGSLNFASHTTDRIPQNVRSFLESVAFQVVNYIAPVRIAADFG encoded by the coding sequence ATGGATGAGGAGTCGGAGGACTATGGAACTTTAAACGATAACTTCCAGACTGCAGGCAGTAAAAATAATGTAAGAGGAGAAGCTCTTCATGCAGCTCTGGAAAAAGAAGAAACTCTGAAAACGATGATCAATAACAGTCACATAGTGCTCTTTCTCTGGAAGAACGAAGATAAATGGCCTGTAGAGTTTGTTTCCGAGAACGTGGCTAAATTCGGATACACGGTAGAAGATTTCACTTCTGGCAGGATAATGTATAAGGATCTGATATACTCCGATGATCTCAAAGAGGTTGAAGAAGAATTCGAGAGAAAAGCAAAAAGTGGAGCTTCTGCGTTCAGCATGGAGTACAGAATTATAACAAAAGCAGGAGATATCCGATGGATAAACGAGAGGACTTTTATCCAGAGAGGACCAGACGGAGAGGCTACGCACTTTCAGGGTGTAGTGCTTGATATCACCAGGCGGAAAAAAGGCGAAGAAGAACTGGAAGAAACTCTTAAGATACAGAAAGTATTGACTACAGCAGTTAATAATAGTCCTGCAGTAGTCTTTCTTTGGAAGAATGAAAAGTACTGGCCTGCTGTCTTTGTATCAGATAATGTGGTACAGTTTGGATACACGGTTGATGACTTTCTATCACAGAAAATCCAGTATGGGAAAATCATACATCCTGATGACTTTAATAGAGTAGAAGAGAAGCTTGACAGGAGCATTCAGAAAGGTGAGGTAAGCTTCAACTCTGAGTACAGAATTTTTACAAAAACCGGAGATATGTTATGGGTAAACGAGAGAACCTTTATCCAGAGAGATATGGACGGAAGAGTAGTCTGCTTTCAGGGAATAGTACTGGATATAACCCGTAGAAAGAAAATTGAAAAAGCACTGAGGAAATCGTTAAAAACGCAGAAAATGCTGCAAAGTATAGTTAATAAAAGTTCGGCAGTAGCTTTTCTAAGGAAAAATGTAGAAAACTTTCCTGCAAATTTAGAAAATTGGCCTGTAGATTATATTTCTGAAAACGTAACGCAGTTTGGGTACTCAGCGGAAGACTTTCTTTCCGGAAAAATACTTTATGGGAATATAATTCATAGAGAAGACATTCAAGCTGTGGTCGAAAGCCTGGCACGCTCAGTAAGAGAAGGATACGATTCCTTCGAGATGGAATATAGAATTATTACAGGAGATGGCAGTATACGCTGGGTCGAAGACCGAACATTTATCCAGCGAGACCGTAAAGGCAAAGTCACTCGTTTTCAGGGAATAATCATAGATGTCACCGGGAGAAAAGAGGCTGAAAAAATGCTCGAGATCCAGAAGGAGCTGGGAGTATCCCTCAGTACTACCTGGAATCTTCAGACCATGCTTACTCAAATTCTTGATGCCTGCCTGAAGATAGAAGAGATCGATGCTGCAGGCATATACTTGAAAGATGAACTCCTGGATCAGATTAATCTGGTCGCACACAGGGGACTTTCTTCAGAATTCGTGAAAAATGTCTCGGTATATAGGGCAGATTCTCCAGAAGCTCGGCAGATCTGGACTGAGAAGCCAGTCTACAGGATGGACTTTTTTTCAGATAAAATGGCAGATTTAATCAGGAATGAAAAAATTACTGCAGTAGCCGTAATTCCTATGAAGCACAGAGGAGAAATCATAGGTAGCCTTAACTTTGCTTCTCACACTACAGATAGAATTCCCCAGAACGTACGCAGTTTTCTTGAGAGTGTGGCCTTCCAGGTAGTTAACTATATAGCTCCTGTCCGTATTGCGGCAGATTTTGGATAA
- a CDS encoding winged helix-turn-helix domain-containing protein, translated as MGTKIGLMKLVFRSERRRNLLIYLKDGPKSIDEIQERLSVDSVSILPQLKKLKERELVIQKDHTYELSIIGKAIVDRMSPFLDTMKVFEDNFDYWSLRSLEGIPQVLRSRIWELKSCKLIRPDLNHMFELDSEFVENLLLSRQVLGFSSYFHPSFISLYLEIAKKGVQISLILTEPVLKRFKADYSEEFQTLVQFECVNLSLLPKNQKLASFTVTDRFFLLTILPQVKFFDHESLVSSDPQALKWGADLFLYMQKESVSVSGKTSLIIH; from the coding sequence ATGGGCACAAAAATCGGTTTAATGAAACTGGTCTTTCGGTCTGAGAGACGCAGAAACCTTCTGATTTACCTCAAAGATGGACCCAAATCCATAGATGAAATTCAGGAACGCCTGTCAGTAGATTCCGTCTCTATCCTTCCCCAGCTTAAAAAACTTAAAGAGAGAGAACTGGTCATACAGAAGGATCACACTTATGAGCTCTCCATTATAGGGAAAGCGATTGTGGATAGGATGTCTCCTTTCCTGGATACCATGAAAGTGTTCGAAGACAATTTTGATTACTGGTCACTACGGAGTTTAGAAGGAATCCCCCAGGTTTTACGAAGCCGAATCTGGGAGTTAAAAAGCTGCAAACTTATCCGTCCAGATCTGAATCACATGTTCGAACTTGACTCCGAGTTTGTGGAAAATCTTCTTCTTTCAAGGCAGGTTTTAGGCTTCAGTTCTTATTTTCATCCCTCATTTATTTCTCTCTACCTGGAAATCGCAAAAAAAGGGGTCCAAATTTCTTTAATACTGACCGAACCCGTGCTAAAGAGGTTTAAAGCCGATTACAGTGAAGAGTTTCAAACTCTGGTTCAGTTTGAATGTGTCAACCTGTCTCTTTTGCCGAAAAATCAGAAACTTGCAAGCTTCACAGTAACAGATAGGTTTTTTCTGCTTACCATTCTCCCTCAAGTAAAGTTTTTTGATCATGAAAGCCTGGTCAGTTCCGACCCTCAAGCTCTCAAATGGGGAGCCGACCTATTCTTGTACATGCAAAAGGAATCAGTGTCAGTTTCAGGCAAAACAAGTTTGATAATTCATTGA
- a CDS encoding winged helix-turn-helix domain-containing protein yields MQLELLELIFLSDKRKQLLLFLKDGPKNIDEIKKALEVTSTAILPQIKKLKEKSLLVQEDKNYTLSLIGKVLVEKMQPLVSVIDVFEDNFDYWAERDLQGIPPFFRRRLGELKKCKLIQPDLDRMFELDPEIVENLSKSNYILECIAYFDPSLISIYQELTRNGIKLSFLMSGPVFEHYSKDYLEDFQNMLAFENVKFFLYSEELKIANLIVTDRFVMISLFPKSQKHFDRESLISYEPSALKFGNELFDELLKHSTQVTQMPHE; encoded by the coding sequence TTGCAATTAGAACTTCTAGAGTTGATTTTTCTTTCCGACAAGCGAAAGCAGTTATTGCTCTTTCTGAAAGACGGGCCGAAAAATATAGATGAAATCAAAAAAGCCCTTGAGGTAACGTCCACTGCCATTTTGCCTCAGATAAAAAAATTAAAAGAAAAATCCCTGTTAGTTCAGGAAGACAAAAACTACACCCTCTCGCTTATAGGAAAAGTCCTTGTTGAAAAGATGCAGCCTCTTGTCAGCGTAATTGACGTCTTTGAGGACAACTTTGATTACTGGGCTGAAAGAGACCTTCAAGGAATTCCTCCTTTTTTCCGAAGGCGTCTTGGAGAGCTCAAAAAGTGTAAACTGATCCAGCCTGATCTGGACAGGATGTTCGAGCTTGATCCGGAGATAGTCGAAAATCTCTCTAAGTCAAATTATATTCTTGAGTGTATAGCCTATTTTGATCCCTCGCTTATCTCCATATACCAGGAACTTACCAGAAATGGAATCAAACTCTCTTTTCTGATGTCTGGACCTGTTTTTGAGCACTATTCTAAGGATTACCTTGAGGACTTTCAGAATATGCTGGCCTTTGAAAACGTGAAGTTTTTCCTTTACTCGGAAGAACTCAAAATTGCGAATCTTATCGTAACTGACAGGTTCGTCATGATTTCGCTCTTCCCCAAAAGCCAGAAGCATTTCGATAGGGAAAGCCTGATAAGTTACGAGCCTTCAGCTCTCAAGTTTGGAAATGAACTTTTTGATGAACTGCTCAAGCATTCTACTCAGGTTACCCAAATGCCACATGAGTAA
- a CDS encoding Ig-like domain repeat protein: MWTISEPGASQIRLHFECLQLASDDLATIGGYDKVILLDKFDNKLGEYGDYDGTNYQDFWTDWYTGDTLKVKLVTDSSRTDYGFKIDKTEIRPDKSISNNSLAESDHPYANNFVDTWTVSEPDASQIRLHFEYIQLASDDAATIGGYDKVILLDKFDNKLKTYGDYDGINYQDFWTDWYTGDTLKVKLVTDGSRTDYGFKIDRVKTRVSEINNFSESVDTKDSNTAESTEVQYGDTDAGGNKILTTTKLTSSANFSAFGQSVILVAKVDTPSQGTEEPFGTVTFIDGTKSIGVVDVSSGQATLETPSLSSGSHSITARYSGDINFKPSTSSPFTLTVKEQTNTGMAKSSSKDQFSSEQLNSSEEKSSTEQNSAVKKIIVIISENPLVSGLILLVISIILQKKYFPPPKSK; the protein is encoded by the coding sequence ATCTGGACTATAAGCGAGCCCGGTGCTTCTCAGATACGACTTCATTTCGAATGTCTTCAGCTTGCATCTGATGATTTAGCTACCATTGGCGGTTACGATAAAGTAATTCTTTTGGATAAATTCGATAACAAACTTGGAGAGTATGGTGACTATGACGGAACTAATTATCAGGACTTCTGGACAGACTGGTATACAGGAGATACATTAAAAGTAAAGCTTGTTACGGATAGTTCTAGAACTGATTATGGATTCAAAATTGATAAGACAGAAATTAGGCCAGATAAAAGCATATCTAATAACTCTTTAGCCGAATCTGATCACCCTTATGCAAATAACTTTGTAGATACATGGACTGTAAGTGAACCTGATGCTTCTCAGATAAGATTACACTTTGAGTATATTCAGCTTGCATCTGATGATGCTGCTACTATTGGTGGTTATGATAAGGTAATTCTTTTGGATAAATTCGATAACAAGCTTAAAACTTATGGAGATTATGACGGAATTAATTATCAGGATTTTTGGACAGATTGGTATACAGGAGATACATTGAAAGTCAAGCTTGTGACAGATGGCTCAAGAACTGATTATGGATTCAAAATTGACAGAGTAAAGACTAGAGTAAGCGAAATTAATAATTTTTCTGAAAGTGTAGATACAAAAGACTCTAATACTGCAGAATCAACTGAAGTTCAATATGGTGACACCGACGCGGGTGGAAATAAGATTTTAACTACTACCAAATTAACTTCTTCAGCCAATTTTTCTGCGTTCGGACAATCAGTGATACTTGTTGCTAAAGTCGATACTCCTTCCCAAGGAACAGAAGAACCTTTTGGTACAGTTACCTTCATAGATGGGACCAAGTCCATAGGAGTTGTAGATGTGAGTTCAGGGCAGGCAACTTTGGAGACGCCATCTCTTTCTTCTGGCTCACATTCGATCACAGCAAGGTATAGTGGAGATATTAACTTTAAACCCAGCACATCGTCTCCTTTCACACTAACGGTTAAAGAACAAACTAATACCGGAATGGCGAAATCTAGTTCTAAAGATCAGTTTAGTTCTGAGCAGTTGAATAGTTCCGAAGAAAAGTCTAGTACAGAGCAAAACTCAGCAGTTAAAAAGATTATTGTCATAATATCTGAAAATCCACTAGTTAGTGGACTTATTCTCTTAGTAATTAGTATCATCCTACAGAAGAAGTATTTCCCACCCCCAAAAAGTAAGTGA